The stretch of DNA GGCACCGGATCGACCGCCGGCATGGCCGGACCAGCGTCCTATGGTGGTTCGCTCGTTCCCAATGCGGCGGCGCCGAGCTATCTGACGCCGGGGCCGGCTGGCTTCGTGACCGTCGACTGGCCGAAGTTCGCGGCCGCAACCAATTATGATTTCTATCATGACACCTCGCCGGAGAGCGGTGCTTCGACCACGGGTGCAAGCGGCGGCGGGATCCGCGAAGTGGTGAAGTCCGCGTTCGCCACGGTCAACGGCGAGCAGAACCTCGGCGGCAACATGCTGCGGTTCAACGTCGGCATGCGCTACGTCAACACGATCCAGACGATCACGGGTCGCGTCTCGTTGCCCGATCCCCGCAATACGACGGCGACCGGCATCGCGCTGCCGGATGGCAGCCGCTATCCGAACCTCGTCAGCATCGTGTCGACGCGCAACGTCTATTCGAAGTGGCTGCCGGCGGCGACGTTCGCATACGACGTCAGCGAGCACGCAGTGGTCCGCGTCGCCGGGTCGCGTACGATGACCCGTCCCGATCCGTCGGCGCAGTTGCCGGGCGTGAACTTCGGTGCGCCATCGGCGGATCAGGCGTCGATCGGCAACCCGGCGCTCGAGCCGTACATGTCGACGAACATCGATCTGGGCTTCGAATATTATACCGGCCGCGAAGGCGTGGTGAGCTTCAATGCGTTCCGCAAGTCGATCAAGGGCTTTACGAACACCGCGATCAACACCGTGGCGTTCGGGGAGCTGGCGCAATACGGCATCACCTACGACACGCTGAACCCGACGCAGCAGATCGCGCTCAACTCGCGTGGCGGACCTAGCGCTGCGCAGGTTCAAGTCACGTCGCAGGTCAACGTGCCCGACAAGCTGACCATCAACGGGCTCGAATTCCAGTGGGTCCAGCCGCTCGACTTCCTGACCAAGAATATCGGCATCACCGGGTTCGGCTTCAACGCCAATGCGACGGTCGTCGATCAGACCAGCAAGGGTGCGGCAACCGCGTTCGGCGTGGCACCGTTCACCTACAACATCACCGGCTATTACGAAAAGCACGGCGTGATGCTGCGGGTGTCGACCACCTCGCGCGAAGGGTCGCAGAACAGCGGCGCAGCGCAGAACGGCATTCCGGCGGCGGCATTGTTCGGCACGGATTATACGACGTACGATTTCTCGTCCTCGTTCGACCTGGACAAGATCTTCGGTCTGGCCGGCGCACCGCAGCTGACGATCAACGTCGCGAACTTCACCGACGCGACGCTGCGCTCGTACTTCCAGTTCGAGAACGCGACCTTTACCCAGTACAAGCCGGGTCGCCAGTTCCTCGTGGGTCTGCGCGGTACCTTCTAGTATGGCGCGGCAGTGCGGTCGTGATGCGATCGCACTGCCGGCATCGGGCGAAGACGTGGGCGTGACCGGTTGGGGCACGCCCACGCAGGCCGAACCGCAATCACGGTAAGGCACCCAGCCGATCCCGCCACCGTGCGGACGATAGCTGTCGCGGTCGACGTCAATCGACTTGGCGGTACCCGGTGACGATCGGGCAAGTCGATACAACGATACTATTCGACTTCGAACGAGAGCCGATGGCGTCGCATATGATGCGGTCGACCCCCGGCGCAGAGTCGGCGAACATAGCCGGGCAGCTTTACCCTAGGGTGGCTCGCAAGCTGCAAGCACAGGAGAGACGACGATGTCACACGCCGTATCACGCCGCACGCTGATGGGCGGTGCCGCCTGTGGCGCTGCGCTTGCGACTCTACCCGCGCCGCTGTTCGGTGCCGACCCGCGCACGGCGCCCGACCCGCGGACTGCGTTTCCCCTGATCGCGAAGGCTATTCCTGCCGCCGTCCTGATCGATGCCGACGCCGACAGCGCGGTCCGGCACGTCGCGACCAATTTCGCCAAGGATCTGGAGCGGGTCAGTGGTGCCTCGGCGCGACTGATCGATGGCGCGAGCGGCGTTGTGCAGGGGCCGGTGGTGATCATCGGCGTGCTGGGGCACAGCGCCGTGATCGATCGCCTTATCGCGGCGGGCAAGATCGCCGCGGCCGACCTGCGCGGCGAATGGGAGGCGTTTCGCCAGATCGTCGTCGACGATCCGATGCCGGGCGTGGCGCGTGCGCTGGTGATCGTCGGGTCGGACCGGCGCGGCGCGGTGTTCGGCACCTATGACGTATCCGAGCGCATCGGCGTTTCGCCCTGGCACTGGTTCGCGGACGTGCCCGTCCGTCGCCAGCGCGACGTGCTGATCCCGGCCGGCTCCAGGCGCGACCAGCCCAAGGTCCGCTATCGCGGGTTCTTCATCAACGACGAGGATCCGTGCCTGAGCGGCTGGGCGAAGAAGGCGTTCGGCGGTGTGAACGCGGCGATGTACGTGCACGTCTTCGAACTGCTGCTGCGGATGAAGGGCAATTATCTGTGGCCCGCGATGTGGGGCAAGGCGTTCGCCGACGACGATCCCAAGAGCATGGTGCTGGCCGACGCGATGGGCGTCGTGATGGGCAATTCTCACCACGAGCCGATGCTGCGCGCACAGGCCGAATGGCACCGGCATGCGGACCAGGGCGTGACCGGGGGCGCATGGGATTACGACAAGAACGGCGCCAATTTGCGGAAATTCTGGCGCGGCGGGATCGAGCGCATGATGGCCAAGGGCGGCGGCCGGCATTACGATTCGGTGGTGACCGTCGGTATGCGCGGTGACGGCGACGAGGCGATGGCCGAGGGAACCGCGACCGGGCTGCTGGAACGCGTCGTCGCGGAACAGCGCAAGATCATCGCCGACGTCACCGGCAAACCCGCGAGCGAGACGCCGCAGGTCTGGGCGCTCTACAAGGAAGTGCAGGATTATTACGATCACGGCATGAAGGTGCCGGACGACGTCACGTTGCTGTTCTCGGACGATAATTGGGGCCAGATCAGGCGCTTGCCCGATCCCGCCGCACCGCCGCGCAAAGGTGGGTACGGCATCTATTACCACTTCGATTACGTCGGCGCGCCGCGCAACTACAAATGGCTCAATACCAACCAGATCGAGAAGACCTGGCAGCAGATGGACCTGGCGTACAGGCGGGGTGCGGCGCAGATCTGGATCGTCAACGTCGGCGATATCAAGCCGATGGAGTATCCGCTCGGCTTCTTCCTGGCGCAGGCCTGGAACCCTGACGCGATGACTCCGGCGGCGGTTGCCGACTATCCGCGCGCATGGGCGACGGCGACGTTCGGGCCCGAACAGGCGCGCGCGATCGGCGAGATCGTCACGCAGTACAGTCAGTATGTCGCACGCCGAAAGCCGGAGCTGATCGACCAGGACAGTTTCCCGCTGGGCGGTGTCACGCCCAAGGGCCTCGATGGCGGCGAGTTCGGTACGATGGTTGCGCAGTGGGACGCGCTGGAGGCACGGATGCTCACGGTTCGCGCCACGCTGCGGCCGGATCAGCGGGACGCCTATTATCAGCTGATCGAGTTTCCCGTGGCGGCGGTCGCGAACCTGTACCGCATGTATTACGGCACGGCGTGGAACCGGCGGCTGGCGTCCAAGAACGACGCGCGCGCCAATTACTTCGCCGACCAAGTCGAAACTGCGTTCCGTCGCGATGGCGAACTGACGCAGCGGTACCATAGTATCAACGGCGGCAAGTGGGACGGCATGATGGGGCAGGTCCATATGAGCTATGTCATCTGGAACGATCCCACCAAACAGACCATGCCGAGCATCGTCCGTATCGGCGCAGATACGCCCGAAGCAAAGCGCCGGCAGCAGCCGGTCTTCGTTCCGACGCCCGCGACGCAGGCGGGTATCGTTGCCCTCGAAGCACCGGCGTTCAGTCGTGCGCGCGACGGCAAGGGGTTGCGCTGGACGACGATCCCGCATCTCGGCCGTACCGCGGGCGCGATGATCGCGATGCCGCAGGGGCGACCGGCAACGCGGGCAGAGGACGGCGTCTGCCTGGAATACGACGTCACCGTGGCGAAGGCGGGGCCGGCGACGGCGACGCTGTACCTCGTCCCGACGCTCGACACGTTCGGCCATGAAGGGTCGCGGATCGGCGTGTCGATCGACGGCGGTGCCGTCCAGGTCGTGCGTGCCGCGCTGGAGCCTACCGGCGGCGATACGGACAATGCCGGCAAGGCGCGATGGGCGGATGCGGTGCGCGACAATGGCGTAGCTATGTCGGTCGGCCTGGGCAGCATCGCTGCGGGGCGTCACACGATCAAGATATGGCGGCTCGACGACAACATGGTGCTACAGAAGCTGGTACTTGCCACCATACCGGTACCGCCGTCCTATCTCGGGCCGGTTCCCGCCGTATGATGCGACCTGCCGGGGGAGGGGCACCGCAACTTAATCGTCGATACCCGTTTCCCTCCCGGCGTGTGCGTAGTAGCATCAATACGCAGACATTAGATTGGTAAGTCCAGTGGCAAAGCCCGCATCCCAGCCCGCCTCCCAGAATGCGTTGTTCGTGGTCGGTAGATACGACGCGCCCGCGAACGATCGCTTGTACCAGCGGTTGGCGCGGCGGCTGTTCGAGGAACTGGTCGCGGGCACCTACGCAATAGGTGATCGGTTGCCCGCCGAACGCGAACTGGCGATCGAGTACGGCGCCAGTCGGCCGGCCGTGCGGGAAGCGCTCATCGCGCTGGAAGTGCAGGGTTTTATCGAGGTTCGGGTTGGCTCCGGGGCCTATGTCTGTCGATTGCCGGGGCAGGGCGAGGAGCCGGGGTTCGCGATCACCGCGTTCGAACTGACCGAAGCGCGGATCATGTTCGAAGGCGAGGCCGCGGCGCTCGCAGCGGTACAGGTCACCGACGCCGAGATCGAACTGCTCGACGGACTGGTCGAAGCGATGACCACCGAGAATTTGCTCGCCGAGGTGACGGAGAACGCGGATCGCGATTTCCACATGGCGATCGCCAAGGCGACGCGGAATGCCGGGGTCGTCCGGACGATCGAGGACCTGTGGCATCTGCGCTCGACCTCGCCCGAATGCGCGCTTCTCCACGCCAAGGCGCGCAACGCCAAGGTGCGGCCGGTCGTCGCCGAACATGCTGCAATCGTTGACGCTTTGCGTGCGCGCGACGCGGCGGCGGCGCGTGGCGCGATGCGCGCGCACCTGACGTCGGTGATGGACCATTTGCTGTTCAAGACCGAGGAGATGGCGATGGAGCAGGCGCGGTTGGCGCTGGCGACGACTCGTCAGCGTTACGGTGGGCCGCCGAGCGCCTGAACGATTCAGCACCCGGACCGGCAAACCGGGCGCTTCTAGGTTGTCAGACCAATTCGATCGTTGCTATCGATACTGAAAGCACGTGGCCGCACCGCCGCGCTAAAACGGGGATGACCGGTTGATGAAGATGACCCAGACCATGCGCTGGTTTGGCCCGAACGACCCGGTGCCGCTCAACGCCATCCGCCAGGCCGGCGCGACCGGGATCGTCACGGCGCTGCACGAGGTCGCCAATGGCGATGTCTGGACCGCAGACGCCATCGCCGCGCGGCGCGTCATGATCGAGGAGACCGGGCTAGACTGGAAGGTGGTCGAGAGCCTGCCGGTCGTCGAGGACCTGAAGCGGCGCTCGGGCGACTGGGATCGGCTGATCGAGGCCTATGTCGCCAGCCTGCGGAATCTGGCGGGTCAGGGCATCGAGGTGGTGACCTATAATTTCATGCCGTTGCTCGACTGGACGCGGACCGATTTGAGCTGGGCGTTGCCGGACGGTGCGCGGGCGCTGCGGTTCGAGCTGCATGCGCTGGCGGCCTATGACATCCACATCCTGCGCCGCCCAGGTGCCGAGCGGGATTACGCGCCCGATGTCGTCGCGATCGCGGCCAAGCGGTTCGCGGCGATGGACAACGCAGCGCGCGCGACGCTGGAGCGGACGATCATCGCCGGCCTGCCGGGGAGCGAGGAGAGCTTCAGCTCACCACAGTTGCTCGAACAGATCGGAACCTATGCCGACATCGACGCAGGCCAGTTGCGCGCGAACCACGTCGCGTTCCTGGAGGCGGTGTGTCCGGTCGCGGAGGCCGAGGGCATTCGGCTGGTGGTGCATCCCGACGATCCGCCGTTCCCGATCTTTGGCCTGCCACGCGTGGTCAGCACCGAGGCGGACGTGAGCGCGCTGTTCGCCGCCGTGCCGTCGGCCGCCAACGGGCTGTGCTTTTGCAGCGGATCGTTCGGCGTGCGCGCGGACAACGACCTGCCCGGGATGGTCCGCCGGCTCGGCGAGCGTATCGGCTTCGTGCATCTGCGGTCGGTGCAGCGCGAGCCCGGTGGCGCGTTTTACGAGGCGGCACATCTGGAGGGCGATGCGAACATGCCCGCGATCATGGCGGAGCTGGTTGCGCTGCAGGCGCGCACCGGGCGATCGCTGCCAATGCGTCCCGATCACGGCCACCAGATGGTGGACGACCTCAACAAGCGCACCAACCCCGGCTATTCGCTGATCGGGCGGCTGCGCGGGCTGGCGGAACTGCGCGGGCTGGAAACGGGTATCGCACACGGCCGGGGTGCGGTGTGACCACGGCATAGAGCCAAGCCTACCGCGTCATCGCCACTTGCGTATCGTCGAGCGCCAAGTCCACGAGCTTGCGCATCGCTGCGTTGGCGGCGACGGGATCGCCCGCGGCGATCGCCTCGTAGACGCGGACGTGATCGGGGATCGGGTTGCGCGGCAACGAACGGGTGCGTTGCTTGAACTGAGTCGTCCAGCTTACCGCCGCGCCGATGCTCGCGCTGAGGACGACGAGCGCATCGTTACGAGTCGCCTGCAACACCGCGTTGTGGAACTCGCGGTCGGCGGCGCGGCCGGCTTCGGTGGCCAGCGTATGGCGGCGCATCGCGGCGAGCGATTCCTTCATCACGGTCAGGTCGGCACGATCGCGACGCTCGGCGGCCAACGCTGCGGCGGCAGGCTCGACGATGGCGCGCAACTCGAACAGTCCGCGGACGAAGTCGATGTCCGGTTCGCCGGCAAAGGCCCAGGCGAGCACGTCGGGATCGAGCAGATTCCAGC from Sphingomonas faeni encodes:
- a CDS encoding FadR/GntR family transcriptional regulator, with the translated sequence MFVVGRYDAPANDRLYQRLARRLFEELVAGTYAIGDRLPAERELAIEYGASRPAVREALIALEVQGFIEVRVGSGAYVCRLPGQGEEPGFAITAFELTEARIMFEGEAAALAAVQVTDAEIELLDGLVEAMTTENLLAEVTENADRDFHMAIAKATRNAGVVRTIEDLWHLRSTSPECALLHAKARNAKVRPVVAEHAAIVDALRARDAAAARGAMRAHLTSVMDHLLFKTEEMAMEQARLALATTRQRYGGPPSA
- a CDS encoding FadR/GntR family transcriptional regulator — protein: MTNINPDQTSTSSDTPAESAPATQSDAATPSDTPPSDSLPVDTPPAPRLPRGTGRRLHGAIAHKLGTAILSGEYLPGDTLSGEVAFSEALDVSRSAYREAVQVLMAKGLVESRPKTGTRVLPRSRWNLLDPDVLAWAFAGEPDIDFVRGLFELRAIVEPAAAALAAERRDRADLTVMKESLAAMRRHTLATEAGRAADREFHNAVLQATRNDALVVLSASIGAAVSWTTQFKQRTRSLPRNPIPDHVRVYEAIAAGDPVAANAAMRKLVDLALDDTQVAMTR
- a CDS encoding glycosyl hydrolase 115 family protein, with the protein product MSHAVSRRTLMGGAACGAALATLPAPLFGADPRTAPDPRTAFPLIAKAIPAAVLIDADADSAVRHVATNFAKDLERVSGASARLIDGASGVVQGPVVIIGVLGHSAVIDRLIAAGKIAAADLRGEWEAFRQIVVDDPMPGVARALVIVGSDRRGAVFGTYDVSERIGVSPWHWFADVPVRRQRDVLIPAGSRRDQPKVRYRGFFINDEDPCLSGWAKKAFGGVNAAMYVHVFELLLRMKGNYLWPAMWGKAFADDDPKSMVLADAMGVVMGNSHHEPMLRAQAEWHRHADQGVTGGAWDYDKNGANLRKFWRGGIERMMAKGGGRHYDSVVTVGMRGDGDEAMAEGTATGLLERVVAEQRKIIADVTGKPASETPQVWALYKEVQDYYDHGMKVPDDVTLLFSDDNWGQIRRLPDPAAPPRKGGYGIYYHFDYVGAPRNYKWLNTNQIEKTWQQMDLAYRRGAAQIWIVNVGDIKPMEYPLGFFLAQAWNPDAMTPAAVADYPRAWATATFGPEQARAIGEIVTQYSQYVARRKPELIDQDSFPLGGVTPKGLDGGEFGTMVAQWDALEARMLTVRATLRPDQRDAYYQLIEFPVAAVANLYRMYYGTAWNRRLASKNDARANYFADQVETAFRRDGELTQRYHSINGGKWDGMMGQVHMSYVIWNDPTKQTMPSIVRIGADTPEAKRRQQPVFVPTPATQAGIVALEAPAFSRARDGKGLRWTTIPHLGRTAGAMIAMPQGRPATRAEDGVCLEYDVTVAKAGPATATLYLVPTLDTFGHEGSRIGVSIDGGAVQVVRAALEPTGGDTDNAGKARWADAVRDNGVAMSVGLGSIAAGRHTIKIWRLDDNMVLQKLVLATIPVPPSYLGPVPAV
- the uxuA gene encoding mannonate dehydratase; translation: MKMTQTMRWFGPNDPVPLNAIRQAGATGIVTALHEVANGDVWTADAIAARRVMIEETGLDWKVVESLPVVEDLKRRSGDWDRLIEAYVASLRNLAGQGIEVVTYNFMPLLDWTRTDLSWALPDGARALRFELHALAAYDIHILRRPGAERDYAPDVVAIAAKRFAAMDNAARATLERTIIAGLPGSEESFSSPQLLEQIGTYADIDAGQLRANHVAFLEAVCPVAEAEGIRLVVHPDDPPFPIFGLPRVVSTEADVSALFAAVPSAANGLCFCSGSFGVRADNDLPGMVRRLGERIGFVHLRSVQREPGGAFYEAAHLEGDANMPAIMAELVALQARTGRSLPMRPDHGHQMVDDLNKRTNPGYSLIGRLRGLAELRGLETGIAHGRGAV